The Gordonibacter urolithinfaciens genome contains a region encoding:
- a CDS encoding oxidoreductase, with protein MAKYGILADAQWCSGCHSCEVACQMEHGLPVGETGIKVVKIGPWAIGDEADENWQFSYLPIPTKQCDTCAARRGLGKVPTCVQHCQSQCLEFGSIDELSQRMDVKQKTLFVVA; from the coding sequence ATGGCTAAGTACGGAATCCTGGCCGATGCGCAGTGGTGCTCGGGCTGCCACAGCTGCGAGGTGGCCTGCCAGATGGAGCACGGCCTGCCCGTGGGCGAGACCGGCATCAAAGTGGTGAAGATCGGCCCGTGGGCCATCGGCGACGAGGCCGACGAGAACTGGCAGTTCAGCTATCTGCCCATCCCCACGAAGCAGTGCGACACCTGCGCCGCGCGCCGCGGTTTGGGAAAGGTGCCCACCTGCGTGCAGCACTGCCAGTCGCAGTGCTTGGAGTTCGGCTCGATCGACGAGCTGTCCCAGCGCATGGACGTGAAGCAGAAGACGCTGTTCGTGGTGGCGTAA
- a CDS encoding B3/4 domain-containing protein, translating to MQKFIAEESFWELFPDAAIGILVVRGMKSANDVPAEDAAAIAKLLREANATADQHLTSNTISENEVVRVWREAFQKFKTKKGARCSVENLLKRVLKGNPVGSITPSVDIYNAVSLKYALPVGGEDVDSFVGDFRLGLTEGGDAFLPIGEDAEDPTLPGELCYRDDEGAVCRCWNWRDGQRSALKDDSANAILVMECVDPTRRADLEAALDEFAQLMERYLGATIETRAIADRANPEVIIAG from the coding sequence ATGCAGAAGTTCATCGCGGAGGAATCGTTCTGGGAGCTGTTCCCCGACGCGGCCATCGGCATCTTGGTGGTGCGCGGCATGAAGTCGGCCAACGACGTGCCGGCCGAGGACGCGGCCGCCATCGCGAAGCTGCTGCGCGAAGCCAACGCCACCGCCGATCAGCACCTCACCAGCAACACGATCTCCGAGAACGAGGTCGTGCGCGTGTGGCGCGAGGCGTTCCAGAAGTTCAAGACGAAGAAGGGCGCGCGCTGCTCGGTGGAGAACCTGCTCAAGCGGGTGCTGAAGGGCAACCCTGTGGGCTCGATCACGCCGTCGGTGGACATCTACAACGCCGTCTCGCTGAAGTACGCCTTACCCGTGGGCGGCGAGGACGTGGACTCGTTCGTCGGCGACTTCCGTTTGGGCCTGACCGAGGGCGGCGATGCGTTTTTGCCCATCGGCGAGGACGCGGAGGATCCCACGCTTCCCGGCGAGCTCTGCTACCGCGACGACGAGGGCGCCGTGTGCCGCTGCTGGAACTGGCGCGACGGGCAGCGCTCGGCGCTCAAGGACGATTCCGCGAACGCCATCCTGGTCATGGAGTGCGTCGATCCCACGCGCCGCGCCGACCTGGAGGCGGCGCTCGACGAGTTCGCGCAACTCATGGAACGCTACCTGGGAGCGACGATAGAGACGCGCGCCATCGCAGACCGCGCGAACCCCGAGGTGATTATCGCCGGATAG
- a CDS encoding pyridoxamine 5'-phosphate oxidase family protein has product MIDYPLLAKDRELSASEALEVLEAGEFCVVSTVDVDGMPYGVPLSYVMLDGALCFHTTNKAGHKLDNFARDGRACVTVATEVEPCYEDDFFTTRFASVIARGRVRRVEDGAAMRKVLVALCMKYLPEHKDKIGEGIAREIDDTAIWAVDLEEVRGKGARRLGR; this is encoded by the coding sequence ATGATCGACTACCCCCTGCTTGCGAAGGATCGCGAGCTGTCCGCCAGCGAGGCGCTCGAGGTGCTGGAAGCCGGCGAGTTCTGCGTCGTGTCCACGGTGGACGTGGACGGGATGCCCTACGGCGTGCCGCTGTCCTACGTGATGCTGGACGGCGCGCTGTGCTTCCACACCACGAACAAGGCCGGGCACAAGCTGGACAACTTCGCTCGCGACGGCCGCGCGTGCGTGACGGTGGCCACCGAGGTCGAGCCCTGCTACGAGGACGACTTCTTCACCACGCGCTTCGCCTCGGTCATCGCGCGCGGGCGGGTGCGCCGCGTGGAGGACGGCGCCGCGATGCGCAAGGTGCTGGTGGCGCTGTGCATGAAGTACCTGCCCGAGCACAAGGACAAGATCGGCGAGGGCATCGCCCGCGAGATCGACGACACGGCCATCTGGGCCGTCGACCTCGAAGAGGTGCGCGGCAAGGGCGCGCGACGCCTCGGCCGGTAA
- a CDS encoding site-specific integrase: protein MMEIPVLNEGQLDRFKLHLIEEERSPNTIEKYSRDVRALLAHFPGEVGFTKEMILDYKQCLLEKYKTISVNSMLVAINQFFRFCKREDLRVKLVKVQRSTFREHRRELSLVEYKRLVRAAQLKKKERLSLLIQAICSTGIRVSEHRFITVESLRKGVDQPHRYRR, encoded by the coding sequence ATGATGGAGATACCGGTTTTGAACGAGGGGCAGCTGGATAGATTCAAACTGCACCTCATTGAGGAAGAGCGATCGCCGAACACGATCGAGAAGTATTCGAGGGACGTGCGGGCCCTGCTCGCGCACTTTCCCGGCGAGGTGGGGTTCACTAAGGAGATGATCCTCGATTATAAACAATGCTTGTTGGAGAAGTACAAAACTATCAGCGTCAACAGCATGCTGGTGGCGATAAACCAGTTCTTCCGCTTCTGCAAGCGAGAGGATTTGCGGGTAAAGCTGGTGAAGGTGCAGCGATCCACCTTCCGGGAGCACCGTCGCGAGCTTTCGCTGGTTGAGTACAAGCGGCTGGTGAGGGCTGCCCAGTTGAAGAAGAAGGAGCGCTTGAGCCTGCTGATCCAAGCCATTTGCAGCACAGGCATCCGCGTGAGCGAGCACCGCTTCATCACGGTCGAGTCGCTGCGCAAGGGTGTGGACCAACCGCATCGTTATCGTCGGTGA
- a CDS encoding helix-turn-helix domain-containing protein has translation MEPFDRQAQLGKRIAELREAQGLSVRRLALIVGTGYSHLAKIEKGQVDVRYSLLHRIASGLGVKVGDLADDSEQESRQ, from the coding sequence ATGGAACCATTTGACCGACAGGCCCAACTCGGGAAAAGAATCGCAGAGCTGCGCGAAGCGCAGGGTCTCTCGGTGCGCCGTCTTGCGTTGATCGTCGGAACCGGCTACTCCCATTTGGCCAAGATCGAGAAGGGCCAAGTGGACGTGCGTTACTCGCTTCTCCATCGGATAGCATCGGGATTAGGGGTAAAGGTCGGCGACCTCGCCGACGACTCCGAGCAGGAAAGCAGGCAGTAG